AGCAGCAGGGGTGGCTTACCTATGGCTTTGACAATTACTGTATAAGCAGTCACAAACCCCCAAATAAAGCAAAACGAAACTCCAGCCTTTCTGCTTGGCTTCTGAAAAGCATTTCAATTTGAATTTGAtggtggagaaaggaagggagaaagtggAGCCGAACCAGAGGCCATTTGAGGAGCCCCCTCAtctcttccttcttgtttttttttttttttttttttgtttttcctcttagtGTCAGATACGGTTAAACAAACGTCTCCCTTGTCTTTGGCTGGCCAAAGACAAGGGAGTGTTTTACTTATGTTTATTTAGCAACTCCCTTAAGCCCTTTCTTTTCATTGATacctttatttagaaataaaatctgaTGCTATTAAAATTACCAGTTGCATCCTAAAGCAAGATAGGAGTTTCTTATATGACTCaggaaagttatttttaaatttacaattaCAGTTGACTCTATACTAACTATccctatttatttttcctttgaaatcatGTTGCTACATTATTCAACAATTCTCTAAAAAGTTAACTCAGCACAGAAGAAAACATATGAGTTTCTTACTGTAGTCATGGTGAATTTTGAGATCTGGCTCACAAATACTGACAATATCTACATTCACAGAGAGATCCCTCCCTTTGTGCTCATCACTCATCTTTGCCATTTCCGAAGCAAAAGTTCTCTGTCATCAAGGAAATGACATACAGGAAAATCATTCTAAAAGAAGGCCAGAAAGAATTATGTTCTAACTACTCAGCGGTAAGAAACAACggcatctttaaatttgcaggcaaatggacagcaCTAGAACAaacatcctgagttaggtaacccagaaccagaaagacagatatagtaggcactcactcataagtggataacagacataaagcaaaggatacatagcctacaatccacaaccccagagaagctagaaccctcttccagaagcagatggaagcaaataaagaaatccacaactaaccattgggacaagctcctggagtacaatagATGTGAGGGAGGAGTGGTAatgtgaacaaaggagtcaagaccatgatgtggaaacccacagaaccagctgacctgagctagtgagagatcactgactactctgacacctggggaacctgcataggactgaactacgccccctgaatacaggtgacagtGGTGTTGTTTGGGCAGTATATGAGGTCATTGGCAGTGGCACCAAGATCTAATGCGTAAATTGACTTGGtgaagcccattctctatggagagatactttgaTCAGTCTAGGCACAGAGGAGGATGgcgcttggtcttgcctcaataGGGTGATGGGACAGACATAGTTGACttccttaccctctccaaggagcagatgggaggtgagatggggggaagtgggaggaaaaaaaggagggaaactgggattggagtgtaataaatgaataaaaattattttctaattgtgAATTGTGAATGTTTTATGCTGTGTGTCCCAGAGTGTTTTTTTTCTAACAGTCCCAGAATATAGTTTCTGACATCTCTTAGCATGGAATTGCATGTAAGAGAATTGTTATCCCAAGAAAGTATGAGAAAATAGAAACTATGACTCCAGCATATTGACCACCCTATAGAAAAGTTCATGATTCAGGAAGATAAATGCAGTAGAAAAAAAGATGTAGAATCAAACCTAGAAAGTTCTCAGTTTCATCAGCTGTTAGTTTTCTGGGTCATCTTTGTTCATTCAATTTTTTAGTGAGTTCTAAAAGTATATCAGATTTCACCTTGTGAAGTTAAAGCAGCCTGTGAATGTTTAGAGGGATAATGTCAGAGAAAATCAAGACAGCAATGGTAATATTATGCAATGCAGATCACTCAATGAAATGAGATTTCCCCCTACAGTAGGGTGGGAAACCGACATAATTTAACCTCAAATATCTATGTAACTCTGAGCAATTCATCCTCTGTGCCTCATGTGATTAGTATGAACATTAAGTCAATGTACATAAAGACTTTTGAGTAGAACATGGCACATTTTATGACAGTAAAATTAATTGTTGCATTAGGAAAAATTGCtaactttataaaaataactcCTAGCTGAAGGTTAATCTGTAAAACATTACATAACTACTCGGTTGCCTCCAACAGTTACCGTTCTGTGGATGGCACAGCTGCCAGCTTAATGCATTATTGCTTTGTATCTCATAATTTTATACTGTACGTTTTCCGTCTCAATTTTCATGGTCTATTAGCTTCCCCTACATTTACATGTAATGCATAATTCTTATGCTGAAAATTATGATCATAATGATGGCATCATCAATGAAAACCTATAGGCACTGTAATCATCAGATCCTAAAGAAAGATGTGAAAGTCACAGTTTGATACGGTGAAACATTCGGAAGATGGCACGGCGGATCTCCTTTGTCTTGGCACTGTAAATGAGAGGATTGAGTACGGGAGGCACAAAGAGATAAATGTTGGACATCAGAACATGTATGTATCGTGGGGCATGTTTTCCAAAGCGGTGCACTGTAGAGACCCCTATCATTGGCACATAAAATGCAAGCACAGCCAAGATATGTGACACACATGTGTTGAGAGCTTTCAGGCGTTCTTCGTGAGAAGCAATGGCCATAACGGAACGCAAAATGAGGACATAGGAGAGGAAGATAAAAAGCAGGTCCATGCCAAAGGTAGACACAAGAACAAAGAGCCCATAGATACTGTTGATGGTGATGTCAGCACAGGCAAGCTTCATCATGTCTGGGTGCAGACAGTAGGAGTGGGAAAGAACGTTGGATCTGCAGATAGGTAGCCTCTTGATTAGGAAGGGCAGAGGAAAAAGGGTAATGAAGCTTCGAGCAGTTACAGCTAATCCCATCCCGGCAATGAATTCGTTAGTGAGCACAGTGGCATAATGTAAGGGATCACATATGGCCACATATCGGTCAAAGCTCATTGCCAGAAGAATACCTGACTCCATCATGGAGAAAGAGTGAATGAGGAACATCTGGACTAGGCAGGCATCAAAGGCAATGCTTCGGGCATCAAAGCAGAAGGTTCTAAGCACAGTGGGCAGTGTAGCCATGGTCATGGCCACATCACTGAAAGACAACATGGACAAGAAGTAGTACATGGGAGCGTGGAGGTTGGGCTCCAATCGTACGGCCTGCAGGATCACAGTGTTTCCCCCAAGGGCCACAGCATACATTACACAGAGAGGCCCTGCCAGCCAGGGATGGAGGCTCTCCAGACCAGGGATACCAGtaaggaggaaggaggcagggcgTGTGACATTAAACAGCCCCATAACAGGAAGAATCCAGGATGCGTCTCTGGGTCAGATTTTGCTTGGAGAATTCCAAGAGCTGTGTTCACTGGAGGACAAGAAACCCGGAATCAAGAGATACAGTGAGGAAGTCTCTATAACTAAAAGCTGGTTCACTCATGAACCACTGGTTTGAAATAAGGCAGGCATATTgcctttcttcatatttttatgatCATCAAGCTAAAGACCaggacagcatttctctgtttcatGGATGCAGAAAGACATTGTATGATACTTCAAAAATCTTAGCGATGAGGAACATGATTCCAtcatattattcttatttttcatgCATTTTAATAATTCAAAGGGATCATTTTTGCCCAAGGAAAGAATTGGGGTCATTAATAACTTTTAGAAAGGCTTAAATATTTCCTTGAAAACATCATTTAGTTCATATGTCATTGATTATGGAGAAAAATTCCTTAGAGCTATATTTTTATAATCGTAAaggtttgtgtattttatttatatgtatgtgtttgatttcatttctttatgtacgacatgtgtgtgcaggagtcagtgaaggccagaagagggaattagatACCCTAGAAGGAGTTACAGGTCATTGTGAGTTGCCACaaaggtgctgagaaccaaagcTAGGTCCCTGCAAGGGCAGAAAGtactcttaatgactgagccttctctctagacTCCATAACAAGCATTTATCATCGTGGATACTTGGGAGGTAAGGGGAACGGAAAATAAGAGACTGAGGTAATTGACTATATTTGAACATCAGTTTCCATTGGCACAGTTACTGAAAACAGgggacttttaaaaacaatagcaaaatgttttttaaaaatcataatagGACACACCTTGGAAGACAAATATAAACTTTTTATGTAaatgagataaataaaatgtacaaaaatttaatataattaatataattagtatggtgtctggagagatggatcagtgtttgaagggcactgactgctcttccagaggacccgggttcaatggcagctcacaactgtctgtaactccaagatctgacagtctcacacagacatacatgaagacaaaacaccaatgcacaaaataaactattaaaaataatttgatacgatatatagaaaaataaaaaagtaagaaaagtaTCCATATGTTTGTTAAGAGACAAAAGATTCTATTTCTGGAAAAATCATAAATTCTAATTATCCAATAAGTATACTCATATTCAGAGTATAGGAGGGCATTGTCCCCAAAAGAAGCTTCTACACCTTGATACAGTCTCTTTTACTGTCAAAGTACCTGCTGTTCAAAAGACACATTCATGTGCTTTCACATTAGACTCATCATTCATGTCCTTCCACACTGGACTTGGCCTGACTTCCATCCATTGCCAATGAAAAATGCACTCCCACTCTCTTCCTTacaatcttttatttttgttgttgttttgttttttgaaatagggtttctctgtgtagctttggagcctgtcctgacactcactctggagaccaggctggcctcgaactcacagagatctgcctgcctctgcctcccgagtgctgggattaaaggcatgtgccaccaaagcccagctcttCCTCACAAACTTGTTCTCTTCACACAATGTAGCCCCACATTCCTCCTCCCCTTGAACAAAGAAGTACACATATCTTGTCATGTTCATTCTCTCAGTTtacatgtgtaaacacacacacacacacacacacacacacacacacacacacacacacacattgatttGTTTATTCAAACTTCTAGCTACATGCATGAAGATTATTTTCTACCGGTTCTTTTGAGACCACGACTTACATATTACTTAATTCTAATAGCTTTCCTTCTATGAGTGACTGTTTTGTGTCTTCTCTCATAGCAATGCTTTTGTTCATTATTTCACGAAGGATAAGGTCAGA
The DNA window shown above is from Cricetulus griseus strain 17A/GY chromosome 3, alternate assembly CriGri-PICRH-1.0, whole genome shotgun sequence and carries:
- the LOC100770951 gene encoding olfactory receptor 51I2, translated to MGLFNVTRPASFLLTGIPGLESLHPWLAGPLCVMYAVALGGNTVILQAVRLEPNLHAPMYYFLSMLSFSDVAMTMATLPTVLRTFCFDARSIAFDACLVQMFLIHSFSMMESGILLAMSFDRYVAICDPLHYATVLTNEFIAGMGLAVTARSFITLFPLPFLIKRLPICRSNVLSHSYCLHPDMMKLACADITINSIYGLFVLVSTFGMDLLFIFLSYVLILRSVMAIASHEERLKALNTCVSHILAVLAFYVPMIGVSTVHRFGKHAPRYIHVLMSNIYLFVPPVLNPLIYSAKTKEIRRAIFRMFHRIKL